One segment of Heteronotia binoei isolate CCM8104 ecotype False Entrance Well chromosome 18, APGP_CSIRO_Hbin_v1, whole genome shotgun sequence DNA contains the following:
- the PPCS gene encoding phosphopantothenate--cysteine ligase yields the protein MAELPPQTDAETAVERRVRAWAEAQRARGKRVALVTSGGTQVPLEARAVRFLENFSSGRRGAASAERLVEAGYGVCFLHRARSIFPWARALPSHGPSLLDALRVEDGPAPRVTADLDAFPGLVPALQAYRRAKDEGALLPVEFTGLGEYLGLLRAAARALAPLGSSAMFYLAAAVSDFYIPASEMPEHKIQSTDGPLQITMKMVPKMLSPLVKEWAPKAFVVSFKLETNPLILVDKAQQALEKYRHQVVIANVLDTRRTSVLVITRDSETQLSLSDEELTQSVEIEEKIVSHLESRHTAFMEK from the exons ATGGCGGAGCTGCCGCCTCAGACAGACGCTGAGACCGCAGTCGAGCGGCGCGTGCGGGCCTGGGCGGAGGCGCAGCGGGCGCGGGGGAAACGCGTGGCGCTGGTGACGTCCGGCGGGACGCAGGTGCCGCTGGAGGCGCGCGCCGTCCGCTTCCTGGAGAACTTCAGCAGCGGGCGCCGCGGGGCGGCGTCGGCCGAGCGGCTGGTGGAGGCCGGCTATGGCGTGTGCTTTCTGCACCGCGCGCGCTCCATCTTCCCCTGGGCGCGCGCCCTGCCTTCCCACGGCCCGTCGCTGCTCGACGCCCTGCGCGTGGAAGACGGGCCCGCTCCGCGCGTCACCGCCGACCTTGACGCGTTCCCGGGACTTGTGCCCGCGCTTCAGGCCTATCGGCGCGCCAAGGACGAGGGCGCGCTCTTGCCAGTCGAGTTCACCGGCCTGGGAGAATATCTGGGGCTGCTGCGGGCGGCTGCCCGGGCTCTCGCCCCGCTGG GTTCCAGTGCCATGTTCTACTTGGCGGCCGCCGTGTCGGACTTCTACATCCCTGCTTCAGAGATGCCAGAACACAAGATCCAGTCTACAGATGGACCCCTCCAG ATCACAATGAAGATGGTACCAAAGATGCTCTCCCCTTTGGTTAAGGAATGGGCTCCCAAAGCCTTCGTCGTTTCCTTCAAACTGGAGACCAATCCTTTGATTTTGGTTGACAAAGCTCAGCAGGCTTTGGAGAAGTACCGCCACCAGGTGGTGATAGCAAATGTGCTTGACACCCGAAGGACCTCCGTGCTGGTGATAACCAGGGATTCAGAGACGCAGCTGTCACTGTCTGATGAAGAACTGACCCAAAGTGTGGAAATTGAGGAGAAaattgtgagccaccttgagtctcGCCATACAGCTTTCATGGAGAAATAA